Genomic window (Marinobacter szutsaonensis):
GCCCGCGAATGGCCGTCTCCGGTCTGTTCCTGGTGTGCTACGGCCTGTTCCGCTTCCTGGTGGAGTTCGTACGCCAGCCGGATCCGCAACTGGGATACCTGGCCTTTGACTGGCTCACCATGGGGCAGGTGCTGTCCACCCCCATGATCCTCGCCGGCGCCGCCCTGATGTTCATCGCTTACCGGAGAAATGCCGAATGAAAGCCTACCTCGACCTGATGCAAGACGTCGTCGACAACGGATTCGACAAGGGTGACCGAACCGGCGTCGGCACCCGCTCGGTATTCGGACGCCAGCTGCGGTTCAACCTGCAGGAAGGCTTCCCGCTGGTGACTACCAAGAAAGTCCACCTGCGCAGCATCATCTACGAATTGCTCTGGTTCCTGCGCGGTTCCACTGACAACAACTGGCTGAAAGAACGCAAAGTCTCCATCTGGAACGAATGGGCCCTGGAAAACGGCGACCTCGGCCCTATCTACGGCAAACAGTGGCGCAGCTGGCAATGCCCGGATGGCCGGGTGGTGGACCAGATCAGCGAAGTCATCGACCAGATCCGCAACAAGCCCAACTCCCGACGCCTGATCGTCTCCGCCTGGAACCCGGCGGAGCTTCCGGACGAGTCCATCAGCCCCCAGGACAACGTCCGCGAGGGTCGCATGGCGCTGGCTCCGTGCCACTGCCTGTTCCAGTTCTACGTGGCCGACGGCAAGCTTTCCTGCCAGCTGTACCAGCGCAGCGCCGATCTGTTCCTGGGCGTGCCATTCAACATCGCCTCCTACGCCTTGTTGACTCACATGATCGCCCAGCAGTGCGACCTGGATGTGGGCGAGTTCGTGCATACGTTCGGCGACTGTCACCTGTATCAGAACCACCTGACCGACGACATCGTCTTCGAGCAGTTGAAGCGGGAGCCTCGTTCTTTGCCCAGGCTGGTGATCAAGCGCAAGCCTGAGAGTATCTTTGAGTACGAGCTTGAGGACTTCGAGTTTGAGGGGTATGAGCCTTATCCTGTGATCAAGGCGCCCATTGCTATTTGACCTTGAGCCTGTGATCGCGGTCCGGTTGGCTTGGGGGAGGCAGTGCAGCGGGTGGGGCTTTCCGAAAAACGCTGTGAATACGTCCGTGTACGCTTGGCTCCGCCATCCATGGCTCCGCACATTTACGGAAAGCCCCACCCGCTGCACCGCGTTCAAGCCAAAGAGATCGAAGATCAGTATTGGGAATCCCTTTCATCACAAAGCATACTGCCCTGAATTTATCGACGGACCGGGATTTAATTAAGGATAAGCTGACTGAGTTCTCGGATCGCAAGAGGGCGGGGATGCCGCTCTTGCAGCCCCCAAGGCATAGAGCCCCGCATCCAGAACCAAGACTCCAATGCAA
Coding sequences:
- a CDS encoding thymidylate synthase; translated protein: MKAYLDLMQDVVDNGFDKGDRTGVGTRSVFGRQLRFNLQEGFPLVTTKKVHLRSIIYELLWFLRGSTDNNWLKERKVSIWNEWALENGDLGPIYGKQWRSWQCPDGRVVDQISEVIDQIRNKPNSRRLIVSAWNPAELPDESISPQDNVREGRMALAPCHCLFQFYVADGKLSCQLYQRSADLFLGVPFNIASYALLTHMIAQQCDLDVGEFVHTFGDCHLYQNHLTDDIVFEQLKREPRSLPRLVIKRKPESIFEYELEDFEFEGYEPYPVIKAPIAI